One segment of Bradyrhizobium sp. CB2312 DNA contains the following:
- a CDS encoding SDR family oxidoreductase: protein MGRLQGKSVIITGAGSGIGRAAALLFTKEGAKLIAVDRTEAVKETVDEVKKAGGIAEAMVADAGSEKDVIAVIDKAVKTHGRLDVIWANAGVSGGLVPLAEQTVEHWQEILRVNLIGPFLAVKYAMPHMVKQQSGAIVLTASVAGLKAGASGHPYAASKAGVISLVQTTAYSLTGTGVRINAVCPGLIETGMTKPIFDRAKERGTQDKIGQLNPLKRPGQPHELAAMGLFLASDEASYVNGQAFPVDGGLTASMPYTGKPV, encoded by the coding sequence ATGGGCCGCCTGCAAGGCAAATCCGTCATCATTACCGGCGCCGGCAGCGGCATCGGCCGCGCCGCCGCACTCCTCTTCACCAAGGAAGGCGCAAAGCTGATCGCGGTCGATCGCACCGAGGCCGTCAAGGAGACGGTCGACGAGGTGAAGAAGGCCGGCGGCATCGCCGAAGCCATGGTCGCCGATGCCGGCTCCGAAAAGGACGTCATCGCGGTGATCGACAAGGCCGTGAAGACGCACGGAAGGCTCGACGTGATCTGGGCCAATGCTGGAGTCTCGGGCGGGCTCGTCCCGCTTGCCGAGCAAACGGTGGAGCACTGGCAAGAGATTTTGCGCGTCAACCTGATCGGGCCGTTCCTCGCGGTGAAGTACGCGATGCCGCACATGGTGAAGCAGCAGTCCGGCGCGATCGTGCTCACGGCGTCCGTGGCAGGCCTCAAGGCCGGCGCCAGCGGACATCCCTACGCGGCGAGCAAGGCCGGCGTCATCAGCCTGGTGCAGACCACCGCCTATTCACTCACCGGCACCGGCGTGCGCATCAATGCGGTGTGCCCCGGCCTGATCGAAACCGGCATGACCAAGCCGATCTTCGACCGCGCCAAGGAGCGCGGCACCCAGGACAAGATCGGCCAGCTCAATCCGCTGAAGCGCCCCGGCCAGCCGCACGAGCTCGCCGCCATGGGATTGTTCTTGGCGAGCGACGAAGCATCGTATGTGAATGGGCAGGCATTCCCGGTGGATGGTGGTCTGACGGCCTCGATGCCGTATACGGGCAAGCCGGTTTAA
- a CDS encoding histidine phosphatase family protein, producing the protein MAAADKPKVVTTRWWWVRHAPVRNDGGNIYGQSDIACDTSDTYVFNAVAKVLPRSAVWYSSNLMRTHQTAEAIWEAGYPRPASMKWEADLAEQNLGRWQGMNRAEFIASRPVGTSWFADINEPAPGGESFMDLYNRTRRTVERINNEAAGQDVIAVAHGGTIKAAIGLALEGQVERALAFDIDNVSITRLDYFSSPERSVWRLPMVNQQPWIADDAHAEMHQPAGPEVKKLA; encoded by the coding sequence ATGGCAGCCGCAGACAAGCCGAAAGTGGTCACGACACGCTGGTGGTGGGTTCGTCACGCGCCGGTGCGCAATGACGGTGGCAACATCTACGGGCAGAGCGATATCGCCTGCGACACCAGCGACACCTACGTGTTCAATGCTGTTGCCAAGGTGCTGCCACGCAGTGCGGTCTGGTATTCGAGCAATCTCATGCGCACGCACCAGACCGCGGAGGCGATCTGGGAGGCGGGCTACCCGCGGCCCGCATCGATGAAGTGGGAAGCGGACCTCGCCGAGCAAAATCTCGGCCGCTGGCAGGGCATGAATCGCGCCGAGTTCATCGCAAGCCGTCCCGTCGGCACGAGCTGGTTCGCCGACATCAACGAGCCGGCACCCGGCGGCGAGAGCTTCATGGATCTCTACAACCGCACGCGCCGTACCGTCGAGCGCATCAACAATGAGGCGGCTGGCCAGGACGTCATCGCGGTCGCCCATGGCGGCACCATCAAGGCGGCGATCGGTCTGGCGCTCGAGGGCCAGGTGGAGCGGGCGCTGGCGTTCGACATCGACAATGTGTCGATCACGCGGCTTGATTATTTCTCAAGCCCCGAACGCTCGGTCTGGCGGTTGCCGATGGTGAACCAGCAGCCGTGGATCGCGGACGACGCGCATGCGGAGATGCACCAGCCGGCGGGGCCGGAAGTGAAGAAGCTCGCCTGA
- a CDS encoding SDR family oxidoreductase, with protein sequence MTLFDMKGKVAVITGSTRGIGLAIAERMAEHGAKVVISSRKADVCEQVAKDINDKLGKGTAVAIAANISSKENLQNLVDESNRAFGKIDVLVCNAASNPYYGPLAGISDDQFRKILDNNIVANNWLISMVVPQMIERKDGSVIIVSSIGGLKGSTILGAYAISKAADMQLARNLACEYGKHNIRVNCIAPGLIKTDFAKALWDNPENLKASTSRSPLLRIGIPDEIAGAAVFLGSKAGDFMTGQTMVIDGGATIS encoded by the coding sequence ATGACCTTGTTCGACATGAAGGGGAAAGTCGCCGTCATCACCGGCTCGACGCGCGGCATCGGGCTTGCGATCGCCGAGCGCATGGCCGAGCACGGCGCCAAGGTCGTGATCTCATCGCGTAAGGCCGATGTCTGCGAGCAGGTCGCCAAGGACATCAACGACAAGCTCGGCAAGGGCACCGCGGTCGCGATCGCGGCCAACATCTCGTCAAAAGAGAATCTGCAAAACCTCGTCGACGAGAGCAACCGCGCCTTCGGCAAGATCGACGTGCTGGTCTGCAACGCCGCCTCGAACCCGTATTACGGCCCGCTCGCCGGCATCTCCGACGATCAGTTCCGCAAGATCCTCGACAACAACATCGTCGCCAACAACTGGCTGATCTCGATGGTGGTGCCGCAGATGATCGAGCGCAAGGACGGGTCAGTCATCATCGTGTCCTCGATCGGTGGCCTCAAGGGCTCGACCATCCTCGGCGCCTACGCGATCTCCAAGGCCGCCGACATGCAGCTCGCGCGCAACCTCGCTTGCGAATACGGCAAGCACAACATCCGCGTGAACTGCATCGCGCCCGGCCTGATCAAGACCGATTTCGCCAAGGCGCTGTGGGACAATCCGGAGAATTTGAAAGCCTCGACCTCGCGCTCGCCGCTCCTGCGCATCGGCATCCCCGACGAAATCGCGGGCGCCGCGGTGTTCCTGGGCTCCAAGGCCGGCGACTTCATGACCGGCCAGACCATGGTCATCGACGGCGGCGCGACGATCAGTTGA
- a CDS encoding serine hydrolase domain-containing protein, producing the protein MTATAAARPSTAPKTPPLPEAKPETLGLSRPRLQAMSDAFKREIDKGTVPGVTVLVARGGQVGWFEALGKQSPAGSAPMALDSIFRIFSMTKPIVSVGIMMLVEDGHLLLSDPVAKFIPEFANQKVGVVSGGKLELVPPRRPMMVQDLLRHTSGLTYEHQGDGPVHKLYQESRVRSRKITNAEHAALVASFPLVCHPGDEFNYSRSTDILGRIIEIISGKSLGAYLAERILAPLQMTETGFSTAETNAGRLAEAFAADPWTGDKVALFNMLEQPVMESGGGGLVSTTMDYARFALMLRNGGTLDGNRIIGRKTLELMASDHLGPHVVTNGTLLSPGHGFGLGFAVRREAGIAPFPGSVGQYFWSGIGGTFFWVDPKEDLLTVFMSQGPGQRDFTRTLVRDLVYAAVE; encoded by the coding sequence ATGACCGCGACAGCCGCCGCCCGCCCCTCGACTGCGCCGAAAACCCCGCCTCTCCCCGAGGCCAAGCCCGAGACGCTGGGCCTGTCGCGGCCCCGCCTCCAGGCCATGTCGGATGCGTTCAAGCGCGAGATCGACAAGGGAACCGTTCCGGGCGTGACCGTGCTGGTGGCGAGAGGCGGCCAGGTCGGATGGTTCGAGGCGCTCGGCAAGCAGAGCCCGGCGGGGTCCGCGCCGATGGCGCTTGATTCGATCTTCCGCATCTTCTCGATGACCAAGCCGATCGTCTCCGTCGGCATCATGATGCTGGTCGAGGACGGTCACCTCCTCCTCAGCGATCCCGTCGCTAAGTTCATTCCGGAGTTCGCTAATCAGAAGGTCGGCGTCGTCAGCGGCGGCAAGCTGGAACTGGTTCCGCCGAGGCGGCCGATGATGGTGCAGGACCTGCTCCGCCACACCTCGGGCCTGACCTACGAGCACCAAGGCGACGGCCCCGTGCACAAGCTCTACCAGGAATCCCGCGTCCGCAGCCGCAAGATCACCAATGCCGAGCACGCCGCGCTGGTGGCGAGCTTCCCCCTCGTCTGTCATCCCGGCGACGAGTTCAACTACAGCCGCTCCACCGATATTCTCGGCCGCATCATCGAAATCATCAGCGGCAAGTCGCTCGGCGCGTACCTCGCCGAGCGCATCCTCGCGCCGCTTCAGATGACCGAGACCGGCTTCTCGACCGCTGAGACCAATGCTGGCCGGCTCGCCGAGGCGTTCGCGGCCGATCCCTGGACCGGCGACAAGGTCGCCCTCTTCAACATGCTCGAGCAGCCGGTCATGGAATCCGGCGGCGGCGGCCTGGTCTCCACCACGATGGACTATGCCCGCTTCGCGCTGATGCTGCGCAATGGCGGCACGCTCGATGGCAACAGGATCATCGGCCGCAAGACCCTGGAGCTGATGGCGTCAGATCATCTTGGGCCGCACGTCGTCACCAACGGCACGCTGCTGTCGCCCGGCCACGGCTTCGGCCTCGGCTTCGCCGTCCGCCGCGAGGCCGGCATCGCGCCCTTCCCCGGCAGCGTCGGCCAGTATTTCTGGAGCGGCATCGGGGGGACGTTCTTCTGGGTCGATCCGAAGGAGGATCTGCTCACGGTGTTCATGAGCCAGGGCCCGGGACAGCGTGATTTTACAAGGACCTTGGTGCGGGATCTGGTTTACGCGGCGGTGGAGTGA
- the secE gene encoding preprotein translocase subunit SecE, with protein MAVSPFKFLQEVRSETAKVTWPTRRETTITTIMVFVMVAVASVFFFAADQIIRYLITFLLGIH; from the coding sequence ATGGCAGTCAGCCCGTTCAAGTTCTTGCAGGAAGTGCGCTCGGAGACCGCCAAGGTCACCTGGCCGACCCGTCGTGAGACCACGATCACCACCATCATGGTGTTCGTGATGGTCGCCGTGGCCTCGGTCTTCTTCTTCGCCGCCGACCAGATCATCCGCTACCTCATCACCTTCCTCTTGGGCATTCACTGA
- the nusG gene encoding transcription termination/antitermination protein NusG encodes MATATAQLTDKRWYIVHAYSNFEKKVAESIREQAKQRGLEELFELVLVPTEKVTEVRRGRKIDAERKFFPGYVLVKMKLTDEAFHLIKNTPKVTGFLGAENKPMPISEAEAMRILHQVQEGVERPKASVSFEIGENVRVADGPFASFSGVVEEIDEARSRVKVAVSIFGRATPVELEFGQVEKV; translated from the coding sequence ATGGCAACAGCAACCGCTCAATTGACCGACAAGCGCTGGTACATCGTCCACGCCTATTCGAACTTCGAGAAGAAGGTCGCCGAATCGATCCGCGAGCAGGCCAAGCAGCGCGGGCTCGAGGAGCTGTTCGAGCTGGTGCTGGTTCCGACCGAGAAGGTCACGGAAGTGCGCCGCGGCCGCAAGATCGACGCCGAGCGCAAGTTCTTCCCGGGCTACGTGCTGGTGAAGATGAAGCTGACCGACGAGGCGTTTCATCTGATCAAGAACACCCCGAAGGTCACGGGCTTCCTCGGCGCGGAAAACAAGCCGATGCCGATCTCGGAAGCCGAGGCCATGCGCATCCTGCACCAGGTGCAGGAGGGCGTGGAACGGCCGAAGGCGTCGGTGTCGTTCGAGATCGGCGAGAACGTGCGCGTGGCCGATGGCCCGTTCGCCTCGTTCTCGGGTGTGGTCGAGGAAATCGACGAGGCCCGCTCGCGCGTGAAGGTCGCGGTGTCGATCTTCGGCCGCGCAACGCCGGTCGAGCTGGAATTCGGTCAGGTCGAGAAGGTCTGA